In Sphingobacterium zeae, one genomic interval encodes:
- a CDS encoding RluA family pseudouridine synthase gives MTEQIGLQDQEEHELFEHLRIEVDKGQALLRIDKYLMNRVENATRSKIQHAIEAGSVMVNGKEIKASYKVRPDDVITLVLPDPPRDNEVYPENIPLDIKYEDDDVLIVNKEAGMVVHPGYNNYTGTLVNALTYHIQQLPQLPGNSDRPGLVHRIDKDTSGLLVIAKNEKSMAFLAKQFFDHSITRKYIAMVWGDLKEDGTITGYIGRHLKDRRIMAMYDSEEKGRWSVTHYKVLERLGYVTLIECQLETGRTHQIRTHMQSIGHPLFNDAMYGGDKILKGTVFSKYKQFVDNCFSLLPRQALHAQVLGFIHPATKENMYFEVPYPEDFRLALEKWRGYAANSMAVENG, from the coding sequence ATGACAGAACAAATTGGATTGCAAGATCAGGAAGAACACGAATTATTTGAACATCTACGGATAGAGGTGGACAAGGGGCAGGCCTTACTCCGCATTGATAAATATCTGATGAACAGAGTCGAAAATGCTACACGGAGTAAAATTCAGCATGCGATAGAAGCAGGTTCTGTCATGGTCAACGGTAAGGAAATCAAGGCGAGCTATAAAGTTAGACCCGATGATGTAATTACATTGGTGTTGCCTGATCCCCCGCGTGATAACGAAGTCTATCCAGAAAATATTCCTTTGGATATCAAATATGAAGATGATGACGTGCTGATTGTGAACAAAGAAGCTGGAATGGTTGTACACCCAGGATATAATAATTATACAGGAACTTTGGTGAATGCGCTCACTTATCATATTCAGCAGCTGCCACAGCTACCAGGAAATTCTGATCGTCCGGGATTAGTACACCGAATTGATAAAGATACTTCTGGGCTATTGGTTATCGCCAAAAATGAAAAGTCCATGGCCTTTTTGGCGAAACAGTTTTTCGACCACAGTATCACACGCAAGTATATCGCCATGGTATGGGGTGATTTAAAAGAAGATGGAACGATAACAGGTTATATTGGACGTCACCTAAAAGACAGACGCATCATGGCGATGTATGATAGTGAAGAGAAGGGGCGTTGGTCGGTAACACACTATAAAGTTTTGGAACGCTTAGGTTATGTCACTTTAATCGAATGCCAGCTAGAAACGGGAAGAACACATCAGATCCGTACGCATATGCAGTCTATCGGGCATCCGCTATTTAACGATGCTATGTATGGCGGAGACAAGATTTTAAAAGGTACCGTGTTTTCAAAGTATAAGCAGTTTGTCGATAATTGTTTTTCTTTGCTTCCTCGTCAAGCACTGCATGCGCAAGTATTGGGATTTATTCATCCTGCTACAAAAGAAAATATGTACTTTGAAGTACCATACCCAGAAGATTTTCGTTTAGCTTTAGAAAAATGGCGTGGATACGCAGCAAATTCAATGGCTGTAGAAAATGGTTAA
- a CDS encoding NADPH-dependent FMN reductase: MKILAFAGTSNKNSINKMFVTSTSKYYKEAEDTIELLDLNHFEMPIYSYDKEAELGIPQLAYDFAAKMDAADFLLISLAEHNGSYTSAYKNIVDWVSRIPNRKLFNGKPVFLLATAPGPMGGATVLNTAVNRITWDGADILDSFSLPEFHKNFEEGKGIIDPTLRSQLEAKVRKTKRILAEKLTIQG, translated from the coding sequence ATGAAAATATTAGCATTTGCAGGCACAAGCAATAAAAATTCTATTAACAAAATGTTCGTTACAAGTACGTCCAAATACTACAAAGAAGCAGAAGACACCATCGAGTTGCTGGACCTAAACCATTTTGAAATGCCTATCTATTCTTACGATAAAGAAGCCGAGCTAGGCATTCCGCAATTGGCCTATGACTTTGCTGCTAAAATGGATGCGGCAGATTTTCTTTTGATTTCTTTGGCAGAACACAATGGGTCGTATACGTCAGCCTACAAAAATATCGTTGACTGGGTTTCGCGTATTCCTAATCGTAAATTATTCAACGGCAAACCTGTTTTCTTGTTGGCTACGGCTCCTGGTCCAATGGGTGGTGCAACGGTATTGAACACTGCTGTCAACCGAATTACCTGGGATGGTGCGGATATCTTAGATTCTTTCTCTCTTCCTGAATTTCACAAAAATTTTGAAGAAGGTAAAGGGATTATAGATCCAACCTTAAGAAGTCAATTGGAGGCTAAAGTAAGAAAGACAAAACGTATTCTTGCGGAAAAATTAACGATACAAGGTTGA
- a CDS encoding DJ-1/PfpI family protein, with product MAKKILLLVGDFVEDYEAMVPFQAMGSIGITVDAIAPDRKSGDVVPTAVHDFTGDQTYKELRGHNFAINKDFDEVNVEDYDGLYIAGGRSAEYIRLNKRVLEITRHFFEHNKPVAAICHGIQVLTAAKVLEGRTLTAYVAVGPDIELAGGTWKNIPADQAVVDGNLVTSPAWPGHQAILKEFYKLLGITITI from the coding sequence ATGGCAAAAAAAATATTATTACTGGTAGGAGACTTTGTAGAAGATTACGAAGCGATGGTTCCATTTCAGGCAATGGGTTCCATAGGAATAACTGTAGATGCAATTGCACCAGACCGAAAAAGCGGTGATGTGGTGCCAACAGCGGTCCATGATTTTACGGGTGACCAGACCTACAAAGAATTGCGCGGACATAATTTCGCTATCAATAAGGATTTTGATGAGGTAAATGTTGAAGATTATGATGGTCTATATATTGCTGGTGGCCGATCGGCAGAATATATCCGACTCAACAAACGTGTTTTGGAGATTACAAGACACTTCTTTGAGCACAATAAACCTGTCGCGGCAATATGTCATGGCATTCAAGTGTTAACGGCAGCAAAGGTTCTTGAAGGACGTACGCTCACCGCCTATGTTGCTGTAGGTCCGGATATCGAATTGGCTGGCGGCACATGGAAAAATATTCCTGCGGATCAGGCAGTCGTGGATGGAAATTTGGTCACTTCTCCCGCCTGGCCAGGACATCAGGCAATTTTGAAAGAGTTTTACAAATTATTAGGCATAACAATTACAATTTAA
- a CDS encoding 1-aminocyclopropane-1-carboxylate deaminase/D-cysteine desulfhydrase has translation MKQFSLNLFSFNVMLPFKIHSPETELYLPAWEKKHVKVTLKRDDLIHPFISGNKWRKLKYNLAEAIRLQKNHLVTFGGAWSNHLLATACAGATFKFRTTAFVRGEEGVNNPVLAMCRLFGMQLIYVERESYRNKENLYKTYFGQDPTTFYIHEGGYGILGAKGCAELVDELQQEYQHIFTACGTGTTLAGIANAIDKRDALTRVHGIPVLKNGGFIQEEVDQLYPNIAPPILHLNYHFGGYAKTTADLLSFVQNFVTNTGIMIEPTYTGKLLYALDDLIKNDYFTPADKILVVHTGGLTGILGMYERFNFIDVHQ, from the coding sequence ATGAAACAATTTTCGTTAAATTTGTTTTCATTTAATGTTATGTTGCCGTTCAAAATCCACAGTCCCGAAACTGAATTGTATCTCCCCGCTTGGGAGAAAAAGCATGTAAAAGTAACGCTCAAGCGGGATGACCTCATACATCCTTTTATTTCAGGCAATAAATGGCGTAAATTAAAATACAATCTAGCGGAAGCAATACGGCTTCAGAAGAATCATCTTGTTACATTTGGTGGTGCCTGGAGCAATCATCTTTTAGCTACAGCCTGCGCCGGAGCGACCTTTAAGTTTAGAACAACCGCTTTTGTCAGAGGGGAAGAAGGAGTCAACAACCCTGTTTTAGCCATGTGTCGACTCTTTGGTATGCAGCTTATTTATGTCGAACGCGAATCTTACCGAAATAAAGAGAATCTGTACAAAACATATTTCGGTCAGGATCCAACCACTTTCTATATTCATGAAGGGGGCTATGGTATTTTAGGCGCTAAGGGATGCGCAGAACTGGTTGATGAACTCCAACAAGAATACCAGCATATCTTTACTGCTTGTGGCACCGGAACAACATTGGCCGGAATAGCCAACGCCATAGATAAACGAGATGCTCTTACACGTGTGCATGGTATACCCGTTTTAAAGAATGGTGGCTTTATTCAAGAGGAAGTCGATCAACTTTACCCCAACATAGCTCCCCCTATTTTACATCTCAATTATCATTTTGGAGGATATGCAAAAACAACTGCCGACTTACTATCTTTTGTTCAAAATTTTGTAACAAATACCGGGATAATGATCGAACCTACATATACCGGCAAATTGCTCTATGCCCTAGATGATCTGATTAAAAATGATTACTTCACTCCAGCAGACAAAATACTTGTGGTTCATACCGGCGGATTAACAGGCATTCTTGGGATGTATGAACGGTTCAATTTTATTGATGTACATCAATAA
- the ppk1 gene encoding polyphosphate kinase 1, translated as MAKKFIPRDVSWLSFNGRVLQEAADETVPLPLRIKFLGIFSNNLDEFFRVRVAGLKRAIDLKDKSANQSFYEDPQLILEELNIRVIKQQKKFDSTWNRIQKDMAKQHVYIKTSEELNVEQQKFVSDYYQDDVESNVIPLILDDVRPMPYIRDKSLYLGIAMGKKEWQYETKFALIEIPTSSNGRFVQLPSPKDEKHIILLEDVIKFNLPLIFSYFGFDVFHAHVFKVTKDAEFDIDNDINTSLVEKISKGVKNRRKGKPTRFIFDQEMNTKLVEFLIKKLNLSKKDSIIPGQKIHNFKHFMDFPNVFKSYNQPLERTSFPHPNFQNYERVTDTVLKKDVLLSFPYHEFRPIIDLLREAAMDPDVKTIQITAYRLASNSKIANALINAARNGKEVTVMLELRARFDEENNLDWKEKLELEGIKVLTGIPNKKVHAKLCVIKKRAGMKTIQYGFVSTGNINEKTAKLYGDYCLLTSNRDVIADINKIFNYLRRPKSNPAEIIKNCKSLLVCPTDMRKELLHYIDQEITEAKAGRKAYLIVKVNSLSDKEMIKKLYDAATAGVKIDLIIRGIYCATNQKNFKLQMNAISIVDEYLEHARVMYFYNAGREQLFISSADWMTRNLDHRIEAAVKITSKKIKEDLKEMLQIQLNDNVKARILNNSLSNHYVENNKAPCRSQIEIYNYLKKKIADH; from the coding sequence ATGGCGAAGAAATTTATTCCTAGAGATGTTAGTTGGTTGAGCTTTAATGGAAGAGTGCTCCAAGAAGCTGCGGATGAGACGGTTCCTTTACCCTTAAGAATCAAATTTTTAGGTATTTTTTCAAATAACCTTGATGAATTTTTCCGTGTACGTGTCGCTGGACTAAAGCGAGCTATCGACCTGAAAGACAAAAGTGCCAACCAGTCATTTTATGAAGACCCACAGCTCATCCTCGAAGAACTCAACATCAGGGTAATCAAACAGCAAAAGAAATTTGACAGTACCTGGAATCGTATTCAAAAAGATATGGCCAAACAGCATGTCTATATTAAAACCAGCGAAGAACTGAATGTCGAACAGCAAAAATTTGTCAGTGACTATTACCAGGATGACGTCGAATCGAACGTTATCCCCTTAATATTAGATGACGTACGACCAATGCCCTATATTCGCGACAAGAGTCTTTATCTGGGTATTGCGATGGGCAAAAAGGAATGGCAATATGAAACGAAATTTGCTCTCATTGAGATTCCTACAAGTTCAAATGGGCGCTTCGTACAGTTACCGTCGCCAAAGGATGAAAAGCACATAATACTTTTAGAGGATGTTATCAAGTTTAATCTCCCATTAATATTTTCCTATTTTGGTTTCGATGTATTCCATGCTCATGTCTTTAAAGTGACGAAAGACGCCGAATTTGACATTGACAACGACATCAATACAAGCCTTGTTGAGAAAATTAGCAAAGGGGTAAAAAATAGGCGAAAAGGTAAACCCACACGCTTTATATTTGACCAGGAAATGAACACCAAGTTGGTGGAATTCTTGATCAAAAAACTTAACCTATCCAAAAAAGACAGCATCATTCCAGGGCAGAAAATACACAACTTTAAACACTTTATGGACTTTCCAAACGTATTTAAATCCTACAATCAACCACTGGAAAGAACGTCGTTTCCGCATCCTAATTTTCAAAATTACGAGCGGGTAACGGATACTGTATTAAAAAAGGATGTGCTTCTCTCCTTTCCATATCATGAGTTTAGACCGATTATTGACCTTCTTCGTGAGGCAGCAATGGATCCGGATGTAAAGACCATCCAGATTACAGCATACCGCTTAGCTTCAAATTCAAAAATTGCAAATGCCTTGATCAATGCAGCCCGCAATGGAAAAGAAGTCACCGTGATGCTCGAACTCCGTGCAAGATTTGATGAGGAAAATAACTTGGACTGGAAGGAAAAACTCGAATTGGAGGGCATTAAAGTATTAACTGGTATCCCAAATAAAAAAGTACATGCAAAACTATGTGTGATAAAAAAACGTGCTGGCATGAAAACCATCCAATATGGGTTTGTCAGTACAGGAAATATCAATGAAAAAACAGCAAAATTATATGGAGACTATTGCCTCTTAACAAGTAACAGAGATGTGATTGCCGATATCAATAAGATTTTCAATTACCTTCGACGTCCTAAATCAAACCCCGCTGAAATTATCAAAAATTGTAAAAGCCTTTTGGTATGCCCAACGGATATGCGCAAAGAGCTGCTCCATTACATCGACCAAGAAATTACAGAAGCCAAAGCTGGCCGAAAAGCATACCTCATTGTGAAGGTAAATTCATTGAGCGACAAGGAAATGATTAAAAAGCTCTACGATGCGGCAACGGCTGGTGTTAAAATAGACCTTATTATCAGGGGAATCTACTGCGCAACAAACCAGAAGAATTTTAAACTGCAGATGAATGCCATTTCAATAGTAGACGAATATCTAGAACATGCACGTGTGATGTATTTTTACAACGCTGGCCGGGAGCAGCTATTTATTTCGTCAGCAGACTGGATGACAAGAAATCTGGATCATCGTATTGAAGCGGCCGTAAAAATAACAAGCAAAAAAATAAAGGAGGATTTAAAAGAAATGCTTCAAATTCAGCTTAATGATAATGTCAAAGCACGGATACTAAACAATTCGCTGAGTAATCATTATGTCGAGAATAACAAGGCGCCATGCCGGTCACAAATTGAAATATACAATTACCTAAAAAAAAAAATAGCTGATCATTAA
- a CDS encoding aminotransferase class IV: MPTNYINFNGNVVPENQEIFSIENRGFRYGDGLFETMLYKDGDIRFLNFHVERLQKGMELIHLDDANLFDEFFIRSRSEELIRKNNMLGQQVRIRLIVFRSGGGLYSPTSNKPGFVLQVQRLEPNLRDKKVGLIVGLYNEFKKPYSDLSKIKSLNAQIYVLAGIYKKKMAFDDVLILNQEGYLCESLTSNIFVFYEKVLYTPALSEGCIEGVMRRVVMDMAQDEGIEVVEAQISPEIMKRADEIFCTNAVQGVQWVMGYKQKRYFNKISRILQEKLLAWNYDISDEQD; this comes from the coding sequence ATGCCAACAAACTATATTAATTTCAATGGCAATGTAGTGCCGGAAAATCAGGAAATATTTAGCATTGAGAATAGAGGTTTTCGTTACGGGGATGGATTGTTCGAAACCATGCTCTATAAGGATGGTGATATCCGTTTTCTAAATTTTCATGTTGAACGCTTACAGAAAGGCATGGAATTGATTCATCTGGACGATGCAAATCTTTTCGACGAATTTTTTATTCGTTCGCGGTCCGAAGAATTAATCCGTAAAAATAATATGTTGGGGCAACAGGTCCGTATCCGATTGATCGTATTTAGATCAGGGGGCGGGCTGTATAGTCCGACAAGTAATAAGCCCGGTTTTGTTTTGCAGGTACAACGGCTAGAACCCAATCTGCGTGATAAGAAGGTGGGACTGATCGTAGGCTTGTACAATGAATTTAAAAAACCGTATAGCGATCTGTCAAAAATTAAGTCTTTAAATGCGCAGATTTATGTGCTGGCCGGTATTTATAAAAAGAAAATGGCCTTTGACGATGTATTGATCCTAAATCAGGAGGGCTACTTATGTGAATCACTGACATCCAATATTTTTGTCTTTTATGAGAAAGTACTTTATACCCCTGCGCTGTCCGAAGGATGTATCGAGGGAGTTATGCGTAGGGTAGTAATGGACATGGCACAAGATGAAGGTATCGAGGTCGTTGAAGCCCAAATAAGCCCCGAGATTATGAAACGGGCCGATGAGATTTTCTGTACCAATGCTGTACAGGGTGTGCAATGGGTGATGGGGTATAAGCAAAAGCGCTACTTCAATAAAATATCCCGTATTCTACAGGAAAAACTGCTTGCCTGGAACTATGATATCAGTGATGAGCAAGACTAA
- a CDS encoding polysaccharide deacetylase family protein, producing the protein MRKLIFVMRKGIRLGAVWIGLGIVSLGLYACDQGGKSKVQNSDTTDDSIPAIKDSLVTVQDSITNVDSLQKDTIAKTEEDKPFKSAKDTTVLLTDTVSPRYIYLTFDDGPLNGSQYLDSIATAKGIKINTFLIGHHDKMSKKLHSYTERYKNNPLVDCYNHSFWHAHDKYTVFYSNPQAAFEDFEHAEQSLGLEHKIVRLPGRNIWYIGDRKKVDLKTGGTTAELLHQNGYKVIGWDCEWKINGVTGKPDLSVNQLYTQMKNLLRKGTSYTKNNVVLLTHDNMYQTKKGQRLLSDLIDSLKQHPNYHFEFVRNYPR; encoded by the coding sequence ATGCGTAAGTTAATTTTTGTAATGAGAAAAGGGATTCGTTTAGGTGCTGTATGGATAGGTTTGGGGATAGTTAGTTTAGGATTATATGCCTGTGATCAAGGTGGGAAGAGCAAGGTTCAAAATAGTGATACTACGGATGATTCCATCCCAGCCATAAAAGATAGTTTAGTTACGGTGCAGGACTCGATCACTAACGTGGATTCCTTACAAAAAGATACCATTGCTAAAACGGAAGAAGATAAGCCCTTTAAAAGCGCTAAAGATACAACCGTATTATTGACCGATACTGTTTCTCCGCGCTATATATATCTTACTTTTGACGATGGCCCTCTGAATGGAAGTCAGTATCTTGATTCCATTGCAACTGCCAAGGGTATTAAAATCAATACTTTTCTGATTGGACATCATGATAAAATGAGTAAAAAGCTGCACAGCTATACCGAACGTTACAAGAATAATCCTTTAGTTGATTGTTATAACCATAGTTTTTGGCATGCGCACGACAAGTATACTGTATTTTATTCCAATCCGCAGGCTGCTTTTGAGGATTTTGAACATGCTGAGCAATCCTTGGGGCTCGAGCATAAAATCGTGCGATTGCCGGGAAGAAATATTTGGTATATCGGAGACCGTAAGAAAGTTGATTTGAAAACAGGGGGAACAACGGCCGAGTTACTGCATCAAAATGGTTATAAGGTCATTGGTTGGGATTGTGAATGGAAAATTAATGGTGTGACGGGAAAACCAGACTTGTCGGTAAATCAGTTATATACCCAAATGAAGAATCTACTTCGTAAAGGAACGTCGTATACGAAAAACAATGTGGTACTGTTGACACATGATAATATGTACCAGACTAAAAAAGGACAGCGACTTTTATCAGATTTAATCGATAGCCTAAAACAACATCCAAACTATCACTTTGAGTTTGTGCGAAATTATCCCAGATAG
- a CDS encoding PhnA domain-containing protein — MKLEEQLQGRAGGKCELTGNESTLVAYTLPPEITANFDNTLLISEKLVNQLNKTEQLNPEDWKFLPNAMWSENPAVQIVCWRMLSRLKNEGWASEALDILYLDDETLAEAKKTGDHENDGYVSFHEDSIGQRLFEGDTVVLTKTLDVKGSSLKATLGTIVKNIRLVANNIEQIEGKIEGQTIVILTKYLRKQN; from the coding sequence ATGAAGTTAGAAGAACAATTACAGGGGAGAGCTGGTGGAAAATGTGAATTAACGGGCAATGAATCGACATTAGTTGCCTATACACTACCTCCAGAAATAACGGCAAATTTTGACAATACCTTACTGATTTCAGAAAAATTAGTCAACCAGCTTAATAAGACAGAACAATTAAATCCCGAAGACTGGAAATTTCTTCCAAATGCGATGTGGTCTGAAAATCCGGCTGTACAAATTGTATGCTGGCGGATGTTAAGCCGGTTAAAAAATGAAGGCTGGGCATCGGAAGCATTGGATATTTTATATTTGGACGATGAAACGTTGGCTGAAGCCAAAAAAACCGGCGACCACGAAAATGATGGCTATGTTTCTTTTCATGAAGATAGCATTGGTCAAAGACTCTTTGAAGGTGACACGGTTGTATTAACAAAAACACTCGACGTCAAGGGCTCTTCTCTTAAAGCCACGTTAGGTACAATTGTGAAGAATATCAGATTGGTAGCTAACAACATTGAGCAGATTGAAGGAAAGATTGAAGGTCAGACGATCGTTATTTTAACCAAATACCTGCGTAAGCAAAACTAA
- a CDS encoding NADPH-dependent FMN reductase, translated as MSIYNVGILVGSLRKNSFNKKIAEYIVDQEESKFRYSLIDIGDLPLYNQDFDDEGTPPASYTRFRQEINALDAVLFITAEYNRSVPAVLKNAIDVGSRPYGKNSWDGKPAAVISSSIGALGGFGANHHLRQSLVFVNLLTMQQPEAYIGDIESSIGSDGKIESGETKDFLHSFKQAFEQWAEQFITNKGQD; from the coding sequence ATGAGCATATATAACGTAGGTATATTGGTTGGTAGCTTAAGAAAAAACTCGTTTAACAAAAAGATTGCAGAGTATATCGTTGATCAGGAGGAATCTAAATTTCGCTATAGCCTGATCGATATTGGCGATCTCCCTTTGTATAATCAGGATTTCGATGATGAAGGCACTCCGCCGGCTAGCTATACAAGATTTCGTCAGGAGATTAATGCATTGGACGCAGTGCTCTTTATCACGGCAGAATATAACCGTTCAGTTCCTGCTGTGTTGAAAAATGCAATTGATGTAGGATCAAGACCTTATGGTAAGAACAGTTGGGATGGCAAACCTGCTGCAGTAATATCTTCTTCAATTGGGGCGTTGGGCGGTTTTGGTGCCAATCATCATCTCCGGCAATCCCTTGTATTCGTTAATCTCTTGACAATGCAACAACCCGAAGCATATATTGGTGATATTGAGTCAAGTATCGGATCTGACGGCAAAATTGAATCCGGAGAAACCAAGGATTTTCTACACAGCTTTAAACAAGCATTTGAGCAATGGGCTGAGCAGTTTATAACTAACAAAGGGCAGGATTAA